gatCACAAATTCCAGTACCTATTTCAGCTAAAcaatgattcctttttcagttttcagCCTCTTTAATATAGTTCAATTCAACAATGACGGTTGCCGAAGCAGCAGCACCTTCTCCAGGTAATATGTTTGTATTTAGTTCGACATTGATGAACTTACAAGCCAGTTCATGTTTGGGTAATATTTCTGGTAAAGGTTTTCACATCTTTGACTTGTTGACCTATTCCATCTTGCGTGATGATAATTTGATATGAAAAGCCTTTACTATCTTGTTTTAGTGGCAACACTGGATCCACTCGACGCAATGGAACCTGTTTTACCAGTTCAGAATGTTCCTCAAAAGGAGGATCGCCAGCCGGAAACTGTGCATCAGGGTAAGGTTTTTGATCGTAGTAAcctgaatttgtcattgacCACGGCatgtcaatgacatttttcgaTTGTTTTCTAATAGTGATAACTTAGTTTTTCATCCCATTTTCTTCTGCAAAAACTTAATCTAATTATCTAATGttgaagatcaagaaaagTGCATGGTTGTCCAACAATTCCAAAATACAGGTTTCTCTCTTGATTGTGGTTACCCGAAATGAGTATGATATGTACATCTAGCTTATTATTGAGTTCaacaggaacaagaagacTTGAAAGGCTTCATGTACAGGTGCACCAAATTCAAAGTATTTCTGGTGTGCAGTTTTGGAAATGCCATATCAAgttgtgaaatgccaaagtTTATTGTTCTTGTTGAAGTTGCTAATGCGCTAGAAGTGTGTTCAATTATGACAGCCCTTGCATTTCAAGTTTAGACCTTCAATAACATTGATGAAAATACTTAACAACAAATATCGCGGGAGATGTTGAAGACACCATTTCACTTGGGGTTCATGATATAGTGCTTAACCACAGCGGATCCTTGTAGATTTGGCATTTGTTGCGTATTTTTTGTGTCCAACTCCGGGGATACCATCACGCAGAACTGCACTTACTTGAGGAACCCCAACTTCCCCAACACCCTCACCGATACCAGTAGTTTGAGCTACACCGTTCGCAAGTGCGACTCAAGTATGTAAAACGACAATTCGACCAAACTGAATCTAGCACTCCGAAAGCAAGAAGAGGTAAGTGAGTTTTACTAACTATCTATTCCTTTTAGGAGTTTGTATGCTGCGCTTGGATTTCGAGTCCTTCACATTGTTGGGAACgggaaattcaattgaaaacgatGGAGCTGGAGAAGAGGGTGGCCGATGTCTCGACGAGTTTACAGCCACGGTATTAGTGTTTGAATCTATTTTTACTTTGAGAGCTTTTCTATGGTTTTAATTCACGCTATCTTCTTTAGTCAAATAGTGGCTTCCGAGCTCCAATTATTTGTGGTTTAAATACAGGGCAACACAGTGAGTGACAAATTTGAGTATTTGCATGCAATTGTACTTTATGagaaatttttcaaaacatttgcaatGTAGTTTAAAGATCCAAAGCAAAAGTaacatgaaaaaagcaaaatgtaaacctAAAATACATTAAAGAGTTATTTTACAGTACCTACGTACTGCCTTACACgcaaacagttttttttttcatttcaaagcaagCCCTCATTTTTGGTTACAATTTTACTTTGAGAAATCTCCTCTCAGGATAACCATCGTCGCCTTTTACAAACTCATTTTTTAGTGTATGTGGATATGGGTTGTTTGGCATCGGACACGGCCTCATTGGATTTTAACTTTGACGCACAAACTTCAGCTCGAATGTGGGAAATAAAAGTCACTCAAATCCCTTGTAATACAGCCGGACAGTAAGATCGAATGTTTATTCATCTTCATATTCAACCTCATAAACCTGTCAGTTGTCCCTATACAGGGTGTCCCAAAAGCCTTTACTGCGTCCAAAGCGATGGAGAATCAGACACACCTATTTCAACTCAAAGGTAAAATCTCTCGAAAAAGTGCTTACAAATGATGCAGACACCCGCCTAACAGACATGTTTTTTCACATTGATCTGCAAAATTGTTCTGCTCAGACAAAAAACATGAAGTTCGACTCTTTGATTCCTGCAATCTCAAgcatatttgaaatttgtaagATTTTCGAGTTTTGccaaagaattttttttttaaataaatttaATCCCCAAACCCATATTTCCGAATATAAGTTGAATGGTAAAAGTTCCAAGAGATTGTAATCTATCTATTCAACCAATTTCAAGCTTGATGCATTTTCTTctgctttgaatttgatttagaCTATTTTGATTGCTTGGTAAGACCAAAAACCACACTATAGATACATGAATAATTGATTTGCCATCGTCAACCAGTGCTGTTAATCGGTGATCGGTGATTTCCCACTTTTGTGCATCTTAGCAGTCCTGATTGCTTGGCAGTTGATTCATCTGATAAATTTCCCAACAGCCTCATAACGAgataaaattcaagaaatgcTACGGTTTTTGAACATGCTTGCAATGatgaaaaacaacaaatttatttttttgtcgtCACAGAACAATTTTGCGGATGAATGCGAATAAAAACATTCCTTTGGGTCAGGTTGGTGTCTACATAATTTaagaatacatttttgagagttttttttccatcgGCTTGAAATAGTTGCGGTTTTGCATTGCTTCGGAACCGACAAAGGCTTCTGGGGCACCCTGTAAAACGTCATGTTTTTCGTTTTAGCCCCACGGCGTCAGGGTGCCTTCAATATCACGTTGGACTAACGGGAAGATTGACCACCTTCAACTTCATTCCCACCAACGACAACCATTTGCGAAATCAACAGTACTACTCTACCCACTTGAAACGTGAATCAAGCGTGGCGTCTTAAATGTGCGATTTTCTTCCTTTACAGATACTCCATTTGCATCCGACAGGAATCCGGAATGTGTTGTATTCAGTACTCGGAATGCGAGGATGCCAATTCGTTTACCttggaccaaaaaaatgacaacaaaGGTTTTGTCGACAACATGTGCACCAAAGATTACGTTGGAATTGAGGGTAGGTTGAAACGTGACAACTCGACTTGGCAGACAATAGGCAGGGCGTTAGtcattcctcaataaaaggaacggattaaAGTTataattactttggtcaaaaagagtaATACGTTACATAACTGTtgctcgttacaattactttatAATAATTACTTAATAAACCAATGAAAATACAACAAGATTTTTATCATCAAggcattttttcttgttaaaagtaaacacaattttcagctctgATCTTCTTTCCTCAAAGGACatatgaaaatataaaaagtgGCAATTACTGTTAAGATTGCCTaaaagcatcaaattttctcagttgccaagagagaaacgaaaaattagaTGCCACTCGGGagtgtgaaaaaaggaacgagtaacaagtaatttttatttttggtgttacaattacaccacaTTAAAATGTAATGTGATCatagttcctttttcgaaaaaaggaactatTACTGTCAATCCGTTACTCTTTATTTCATTACTACTGCCCTGACAATAGGGCAAgtcaagtaaaaaaatgatggaaaccTGTCGCtgggcaccctgatttggggCACTTCGTGGATGGAGAGATAGCTAATGAGTGGACCTCAGAAAAAGGTAGAAATAAGTAGCAGAGCAGAACAAAGAGGGTAGGAAAAAATGTAGCAAATCAGtcataaaaaggtgaaaaaacagtaaaaaaattcaacaatggTAAAAAAATTGTAATGCTTGTTAAAAACGTGCTTAAAAGATGATATCGTATTTTCTCCTTTATTAAAAAATTATAGCAATGAAgcaaatgcatgtttttgtgaAATAAACAGAAAGTAAGATGTCGTaagattttttgtcaattaagtTAGTTTCGGATTTGGTGTGAAGTGAAGTGTCTCATTAAAAGGGTTGCTCATATTTCTGGCCATATGTCAAgtttattttcagtttttcaagtcaaaaccaCTGCAACAGCAACCAAAAACATAACATTTCAACTCTGCCATTTTTACAAGTGAGCTTGAAATTTTCCAGAAAGGTGCTAAAAAGGGTTTATTGTTTTccccaaaaaaagacaatttagataatttgtttgaccgaaaaaagtaaaaacctTGGTTGTAGGCTTTTAACTTCCCTTCTTAGGTCTACtaataagacaaacatcagttTGCTGGCACCAACAGCACATTGAATTACCAATATTCAAGTGATTTCGAATtagttgtgttacaaaactctATGTTTGGTGTAGTTTGGTCAACGTACAAtcatcttggctcaatatcgGAATACTGTTTGCTTAGGCAAGCcggtaaattgaaaaaatatccGCTTGGTTCGGCATGCAATTAAGTTTTGCTCCCTTATCTTGAAGATGCTTAATAAAgaataaacgaaaaaaaggcAGCGCCGTTGGAGGCCAATTTTTTGCGCAGAAGGAGCCATTTGGAGGCCCCTAttgttaatattttttttcaataattgagacAGGTTAAATAGGAGTTCCATGATAACTGTTAATAACAAACTATTCATATTTAACTATTTGGAGAGGTGTTAGGCTAATCTCACAAGCATTGGGGAAGCATATATCTTTACTTAAGGAGTGACAACATGCTTCAAAGCACGGGTTACTGTATTCCCTGTGTTTTTTGCAGcaagttgaacaatgaaggagcccgagaaagacgagaagtggacttcattgttttgattaaCCTAGATTCTTGAGGGCCATTCTTACcacattggccaaaaaaatctaaaaatagCGGAGAatattttaagattttttttacttttacatACAGGCAAAGAATAAGGCTCATTTGGCTAATATACCTTATGCTTTTGAGCATAAGGTAGAGGTTTGCTCACAcactattttcaaaaaataaaccTTCCTCTCCGGGCCTGACGGCTTCCATGCCTAGATGTGCTCCATGAACGCTGAGGGGGTGGATATCTAGCCACGTCTCCTTGAATTGATCtattttatgatttttatCACCTTTTACTTCTTCTCCAGGAGGAGCAAGTGCGTTATGCGGAGGATCGACCAACGTGGCCACTCGGACGAGATTTTGTGGCACTGTCCTGAATGTTGTTGATGAATCAAAAATGTCTACGCCGATCTGCGGTAAGTGTTTGTCTCTGCGCCCATTGTGAAGGTAAGAGCTTACCAAATGCCAAAAAGAGCTTGCAAAACATTTCCTTAAATGCTATATAACCTGCATTCTCGCTAATTCTAATTTAACTCTGAAAAGTATCAGAGAATAATTTTCTACAACAACCGCACTTTTTGTCGGTCTAACAGCTTGGCTTGCAGTTAATCAGAAGCTGGATTCTTAGATAAGGTCGTCTCTTCTCGACTCGTTTTACGCTTCTTGGCATGGTGGTTAAATGCCACATGAAGATTCCAAGTAACTACTCTAGCACATCTTAGCAACTTTCCACCTAAAAATCATTAGGAACATTGCTTCTTTAAAGCTCAAATTAAACACTTACTTGGCTAAAAACTACCAAGATCTTTTTTGATATTTCCATCAGTACTGAAAAAGACGTTTTAACCACTTCCGCACGATCTTACGACAACAGATTGGGGAGTCCTTCAGCGGCctcagtgaaaaaaaattctccgTTGATGTGAGGCTGTTAAATCCTGTAAAGAGTTAGTTTTGTGACAATGCCATCCACCCACTGCAGTCCATGGTCAAGGCAAGTTACATGCCAAAGCTCCGAGAAGAAGATCTTTATATCTTTGGCAAACTTTACCATGAATGGGGCAGCATCAGAAAGCAATACTCTGGGGTTGGATGCCTCAAAACGTGGGTTCAGTGAGCATAATGTGTGGTTGATAAGCTATCCAATATTGCTTCAgtttgtattttccatgacAGTGTAAGAGGCAGGCAGGCAAGGTTTTTTTCATCCGGCGATTCCAGCTCGTGTAAAATCGACGCTAAAAAGTGctaataaaaagaaaagaaaatgtaggtcaattctagtgaccgcagagaacactgttttgagagcactttcaagtcttcgagaatccaggctagttcgaacaatgaagtccacatctcttctttctcgggctccttcattgtttgatttgcttccctctaatattcgtagggaatacgtaggccttgttgatccggttgcatctttcaagtcagacttggacaaatttttagataggtttttctccgaaggcgggattcgaacccacgccctctggggaaccatgtcgtgcctctatcgggtccattagaccactcagctaccatatagcgttccagatcaaccctacattcaaggactagctcggtctgccaactcaaattcgttgataaaccaaatattaagtaaagattaaaaggtagTAAATAGACAATTTATAGCCAtgcattttaatagtactggggattaaattccctgtggcggttagaaaagcccgtgataaacaaacaaaaagtggAATTCAAAGATGCTAGAATAATGCtccttttttaagaaaaacaaattattcatggtggtcataaaggatttcagtttcaaaactCAATTATAATTCGTATTCTTTGACAGGATATCTTCCggcaactttttgaaatgttacACTTTTAGAGAAAAGGGAAGATacaagaaatttgaagaaaaacctagcaattaaaattgatgcagttgtgttAATGCTTTTCTCCTTATTTTAAACCCTAAGACTTTAAGTGGACAATGAAGAGTGAcaaaagttttgtttgagtgaaaaatatatttttcaggatttgaacaagatttTTGCACAAATGAGATTAGATCATGACAAtaaaatagtttgttttttgttgcGTGCTTCGCACTTCAGAGCCAACAGCAATAAGTGTCTTTATTCATaaagctcaattgttgtctttctcttctattttgaattttttaactattttttcaacttgtgatttggtttacctcaaatgtgtgaaAGGAAATACTTTTCGGAAGacaatgaaaataaacaaaatatgtATGTTTATTTAAATACTACATTGAAATTAACCCacacttacatttacttaaggATTGCCACTCAGCCTTCATACacgcactgaccattttaatcaatttcttgatttgcGCTTGCCAATCCACAGTAGTAAACAGTTTTTTAATGTTCCAAAAGTCTGGGTccaaacagaaatttggctttAAATTGAGAAGCGACTagaaaaaaccattttgcttGCTCAATTCaaagtaaacattccaatggaaatcactttgtggttatagcgtatcaatttcatggaatagCAAATGGATacaatgaaagaacattgttaaaaCCGCCCAAATTTAGTTCCCTTGTGAGATTTCTTTGCTGTTCTTcacttttggtcattttttcagtgaaataatgctagatAATTGCTAAAATGTCagacaagatttcacaatgcttgaccatgcaaataatgctagtttaatgcCAAAAAACAGACCGAtggtaagaaaaaaattataatGCCAGCAGCCTTGAAACGATgctatttttcaaagattagtatcgaaaaatgctaccagGCCAGCCTGGTTAAAGGTATTACTTGTGGACTCTTGAGGCATCAGGGCTTCTTATTGTTTGTATTTTTCCATGGGATGTCAGGTGGCATGAACGCCTTGAACAGGTCTTTTCTATCCAATTGCATCTCAGCGCCCTCTTGGGGGCGGCCGGCCAGTGACAAGGTTCTTGGCATGCAGCTCAGATATGACATACTGCAGAATCTGCATACAACTTCTGATTGTTTGTATTTTTCCATGGGATGTCAGGTGGCATGAACGCCTTGAACAGGTCTTTTCTATCCAATTGCATCTCAGCGCCCTCTTGGGGGAGGCCGGCCAATGACAAGGTTCTTGGCATGCCGCTCAGATTTTATATACTGCAGAATCTGCATGCAACTTCTGATTGCCAGGAAAACTATTCTTACAGGATGGAACTTTTTATCATTCATTACCCTGGCATATATCGAGTACTATCTAAGCTGATCAAACCAATAGTCACCATATCCTGGTTCTTTTTGCGTCTGCTCCATGTCTCAAAAAAAGTCCTAACTACTGAATTATGATTGTTTTATGTTTGAAACATAACTGAAAAACTGAAGATTTAGAGACGATTTCTTATTTCTTAGCTTTGAATACGACAAAGTTGATTTCTTACAGATTGTAACAAACCCTTCAGAGTGGACATTTTCACTGATGACACAGCAGATGATCCGGCAAAATCATCCAGAGGtgaatattttataaattttcAAACTGATGCCGAAACACTAATGGATGTAAACCAATTTTAGGTGTGTGTCTGGAATACACCCAAATTCCCTGCTAAGAGGTCCCATTGCTCTTAAAATACGAGACACTTCATTCAATAATGCTGACtgcaaataaagaaatattgaacTATTATTAAACAATTggctatttttgaatttcatttgacaataaggtaggaatggccaagattccagtaacCTTGTAAAGGACTTCCATTGAATATATTCTTGGTTCATCgggagtaatatggccctgaacagaatgaaattcgcttcgggtcaactcctttgaatactccactcatagtTAATGGAGGCAACGATAtagagcaggtctcatctatgaaagatttaggtgaaGTCCTCCAAAAGGATGGAAAGTttaatgagcatatccagttgaaagtgagtaaggcttttcaaatgtgtggttggctaaatcgcacgtttaagtaaAGGGgtagtgtcacgatgctaactctgtacaagtctaTTGTTTTAAAGTccaaaagttgggattgtgcagtgtttagagaaggtacaaaaggtatctggtactgtacgtcttcaagagTATCCATgaggtttgtcccaaccaaggattaagggtcaattcaagtgaccgcagaggcttaatgtgcattttgagagcaccttcaagccctcgagaatccaggctagttcgaataatgaagtcctttttctcttttttctctgactccttcattatttaatttgcttccgtTTAATATTCGTCGGAgtagggggggggggaggctGCTGTANggggggggagggaggctctcagtttgaatttcgcgcgctttttcgtttttgtttttctgCCAAAACAAAGGCTGGAAGACCTGAAAAGTGAGTGGAACACAAACAGTCGACGTTGGAGCCGACATCTTAGTATGGAgcaatttttttgataaaaaaaaaccaaccaatCTACATCATGCCTAGTTCAATTCGTTTCAATTTGCCGGCGAATTGAAACGTACAGTAATCAAATAGGAACTGTTATCCTGTTACATCTCCAAAGAGTGTTCAGTGTTTATAACGCCCTccctcaaaaacaaaaagattaTGTTACTCGTTTTTCCTTCGACCCCCAAAGCGGCCTTTGTTGTTCCGTTTCTCTCGCAACAACTGACGGAAACTATTTTTCGTTGGCTCTTTGGTTTTCCTCATTTCCATGGCATGGGTAAATGTAACTAGGA
This Tigriopus californicus strain San Diego chromosome 12, Tcal_SD_v2.1, whole genome shotgun sequence DNA region includes the following protein-coding sequences:
- the LOC131891648 gene encoding uncharacterized protein LOC131891648, with protein sequence MYLLDYVQFSLFLLLVACFAAAQENKTSTRQGKVFSLFNIVQFNNDGCRSSSTFSSGNTGSTRRNGTCFTSSECSSKGGSPAGNCASGFGICCVFFVSNSGDTITQNCTYLRNPNFPNTLTDTSSLSYTVRKCDSRVCMLRLDFESFTLLGTGNSIENDGAGEEGGRCLDEFTATSNSGFRAPIICGLNTGQHMYVDMGCLASDTASLDFNFDAQTSARMWEIKVTQIPCNTAGHPTASGCLQYHVGLTGRLTTFNFIPTNDNHLRNQQYSICIRQESGMCCIQYSECEDANSFTLDQKNDNKGFVDNMCTKDYVGIEGGASALCGGSTNVATRTRFCGTVLNVVDESKMSTPICDCNKPFRVDIFTDDTADDPAKSSRGVCLEYTQIPC